One genomic window of Sardina pilchardus chromosome 15, fSarPil1.1, whole genome shotgun sequence includes the following:
- the LOC134101613 gene encoding uncharacterized protein LOC134101613, with translation MAQDLASLPATHHQTQHPSAQLQSQHPTTPPPVPANCTLSPDPTPSTQLQCPNTLQSHHLTQHPSAHDETQHPTTPSPDQIPCSPAQLQSQHPQPHHQTKYPAAQPSSNPSTHNPITRPNNLQPSSNPSTHSSITRPNTLQPSPAPIPASTTPSPTPCGPDQSISTKPNILQPITRPNTLCPSTRPNTLCPSTRPEGSRNPQGLHQQNRPKTPGPFPRNRFLEGDSTGTCAPRRTAPCLHSPQLPGALPPPQLNEDMTFKSAEWSVGP, from the exons ATGGCTCAAG ACCTGGCCTCCCTACCCGCAACCCACCACCAGACCCAACACCCTTCAGCCCAGCTCCAATCCCAGCATCCCACAACCCCGCCACCAGTCCCAGCAAACTGCACCCTATCACCAGACCCAACACCCTCAACCCAGCTCCAGTGCCCCAACACCCTGCAGTCCCATCACCTGACCCAACACCCTTCAGCCCATGATGAGACCCAGCACCCCACAACCCCATCACCAGACCAAATACCctgcagcccagcccagctccAATCCCAGCACCCACAACCCCATCACCAGACCAAATACCctgcagcccagcccagctccAATCCCAGCACCCACAACCCCATCACCAGACCAAATAACTTGCAGCCCAGCTCCAATCCCAGCACCCACAGCTCCATCACCAGACCAAATACCctgcagcccagcccagctccAATCCCAGCATCCACAACCCCATCACCAACACCTTGTGGCCCTGATCAGAGCATCAGCACCAAACCCAACATTTTACAGCCCATCACCAGACCCAACACCCTGTGCCCCAGCACCAGACCCAACACCCTGTGTCCCAGCACCAGACCAGAAGGATCCAGAAATCCACAAGGCCTGCACCAGCAGAACCGACCCAAGACCCCTGGCCCATTTCCACG CAATAGGTTCCTGGAGGGAGATAGCACCGGGACCTGCGCACCGCGCCGCACCGCGCCGTGCCTCCACTCGCCTCAGCTCCCGGGagcgctgccgccgccgcagcTTAATGAAGATATGACATTCAAGTCGGCTGAGTGGAGTGTGGGGCCCTGA